Proteins co-encoded in one Desulfitobacterium hafniense DCB-2 genomic window:
- a CDS encoding HD-GYP domain-containing protein has protein sequence MLKANFKFRSYFNFIVFCATLILIWSMLSTHWEIGMLSSFLIFAVLTVASECLPVALPKGGYVTVSCAVFVAAAILFPMGVILPIATCGALILFGKAAEDQPLWKRFFNASQFIISLAMAKTVLIQAGLTDFAVDIRHLPFYLLAAFTYMLSNVTLVSIALGKISGKSPWAIWKGNIRWSVPNFLALAPLGVLMAMIYVRYGPLGLIMLSVPLLLARHSFQLYIDMRKNYLNTVTALVQALEAKDSYTSGHSSRVAQWSIKLAEEMNLPEDRVEFIKYAGILHDVGKIGVSETILNKKGKLDDAEWKFICNHPVIGQNIIQSIDFLFDVGSAVRFHHERFDGAGYPDGIKGKDIPQESRIIAVADTYDAMTSSRSYRQALSSSEAIAELRRVAGSQLDPEVVEAFCRVIQKENQMEKLSPITDMPIAN, from the coding sequence ATGTTAAAAGCAAACTTCAAATTCCGCAGCTATTTTAACTTCATAGTTTTTTGTGCAACCCTCATTCTGATATGGAGCATGTTAAGCACTCATTGGGAAATAGGTATGCTGTCTTCTTTTTTAATTTTTGCAGTGTTAACCGTTGCCAGTGAGTGCTTACCTGTAGCTCTGCCTAAGGGTGGCTACGTCACAGTAAGTTGTGCAGTCTTTGTCGCAGCGGCCATCTTATTCCCCATGGGAGTTATCCTTCCCATAGCAACCTGTGGAGCATTGATTCTCTTTGGCAAGGCGGCTGAAGATCAGCCTTTATGGAAACGTTTTTTCAATGCCTCACAATTTATCATCTCCTTAGCTATGGCTAAAACTGTCCTTATCCAAGCCGGACTCACTGATTTTGCGGTGGATATAAGACATTTACCCTTCTATCTCCTTGCCGCCTTTACGTACATGCTCTCCAATGTAACTCTTGTCTCCATTGCCTTAGGAAAAATCAGCGGCAAATCCCCTTGGGCTATTTGGAAGGGCAATATCCGCTGGTCTGTACCCAACTTTCTGGCCCTTGCTCCTCTGGGGGTCCTTATGGCTATGATTTATGTACGTTATGGCCCCTTAGGACTGATCATGCTTTCCGTACCCCTGCTGCTTGCCCGCCACTCCTTCCAGCTCTACATCGATATGCGGAAAAATTATCTTAACACGGTTACCGCCCTCGTCCAGGCTTTGGAAGCCAAAGATTCCTATACCAGCGGCCATTCCAGCCGTGTTGCCCAATGGTCTATTAAATTAGCTGAAGAAATGAACTTGCCGGAGGACCGGGTGGAGTTTATCAAGTACGCCGGAATTTTGCATGATGTGGGGAAAATCGGAGTCAGTGAAACTATTCTTAATAAAAAAGGCAAACTGGATGATGCGGAATGGAAATTTATCTGCAATCACCCCGTGATCGGTCAAAACATTATTCAGAGCATTGATTTTCTCTTTGATGTGGGATCTGCAGTGCGCTTTCATCATGAGCGCTTTGATGGTGCAGGTTATCCCGACGGTATCAAGGGCAAGGATATTCCCCAGGAAAGCCGGATTATTGCTGTGGCCGATACTTATGACGCCATGACCTCAAGCAGAAGCTACCGGCAGGCCCTTTCTTCCTCAGAAGCTATTGCCGAATTGCGGCGGGTTGCGGGAAGCCAATTGGACCCGGAAGTAGTAGAAGCCTTTTGCCGGGTTATTCAGAAGGAAAATCAGATGGAAAAACTTTCGCCCATAACAGACATGCCAATAGCCAACTAA
- a CDS encoding RluA family pseudouridine synthase has product MRFEGVGELFTIPIVYEDNHLLVVDKPPNILSQKDSTGDMDILTLLKQDIKIRYNKPGNVYLGLVHRLDRPVGGVMVFAKTSKSAARLSEQIRNREFTKTYLALIQGQPAKQKNTLIHYLVKDEKSNKVSAVKKGAKGAKEAILDYEVVHSQSDLSLVKVNLRTGRPHQIRVQFAHLGHPLYGDYKYGKIVKTSKTSLTKPHLGLWSYEISCLHPISKGQIHFKSYPHQHKPWNQFDLGLP; this is encoded by the coding sequence ATGAGGTTTGAAGGAGTTGGCGAGTTGTTCACGATACCAATTGTCTATGAAGATAATCATTTACTGGTCGTTGATAAACCACCCAATATCCTATCCCAAAAAGACAGTACCGGGGATATGGATATACTTACCTTACTCAAGCAGGATATCAAAATACGCTACAATAAACCCGGCAATGTCTATTTAGGCCTGGTTCATCGCCTGGACCGGCCTGTAGGCGGAGTCATGGTTTTTGCCAAAACTTCCAAATCGGCAGCGAGACTTTCCGAGCAGATCAGAAATCGGGAGTTTACCAAAACCTATTTAGCACTTATCCAGGGGCAGCCGGCGAAGCAAAAAAACACCTTAATCCACTATTTAGTCAAGGACGAAAAGTCAAATAAGGTATCCGCAGTGAAGAAAGGCGCTAAAGGGGCCAAAGAGGCTATTCTGGACTATGAAGTGGTGCATAGTCAGTCTGATCTCAGCCTGGTAAAAGTCAATTTGCGTACAGGCAGACCGCATCAAATCCGTGTGCAGTTTGCCCATCTGGGCCATCCTCTTTATGGAGATTATAAATACGGCAAGATAGTAAAGACTTCTAAAACATCCCTGACGAAACCGCACCTTGGCCTTTGGTCTTATGAGATTTCTTGTCTGCATCCCATATCCAAGGGTCAAATACATTTTAAGAGTTATCCCCATCAACACAAGCCTTGGAATCAATTTGACCTGGGTTTGCCATGA
- a CDS encoding FAD-dependent oxidoreductase — translation MQKESSNNKEEELTMNRRDFLKKASLGAAVVAGSGFLVGCNTTDATAPASAPEKWDMETDVAIVGSGNGGLSAGCAVVEEGKKAVICEIAGFIGGGSIYSGGGIHCWGVNTWEEYRKHFEDLHDPVLGKTYVETFRQTYIPWLQKNGFPITPAGGTRGYTKDWTMGSGEPGYLKQKSYFDALHKFFESKGGQVLLSTRVMRLVIDEAGEVCGVHALKNDGTQLFIKAGAVILAAGGFQANKGLTARYMGPYGDSIRTMGVPYNTGSGMLMAQGVGALTGGSFSTFSGTLIGISPNPQTEENPEAWEKARGSDPQSLPGIGDGRPPAIGWVSFLFPEDTTGLLVNLEGKRFIDESSPIDAKYPRVPQSIIKQKRGMALMIGDQAIYDANKSSEAIMKMNEAQGCLTVKGDTLEELAVKLQETYGFYKGAFLKTISEYNKAIDNGTADQLDVPRVAGHHKIAQGPFYAFPTGTCAYHTFGGLVINEKAQVLDVQRQPIKNLYAAPPTAAMFKEPYGGGVAAAGTFGYIAAKVITKGSV, via the coding sequence ATGCAAAAAGAAAGCTCAAATAACAAGGAGGAAGAATTAACAATGAACAGAAGGGATTTTCTCAAAAAAGCTTCTTTAGGCGCTGCCGTAGTCGCCGGCTCCGGCTTCTTAGTAGGCTGCAACACCACCGACGCCACCGCTCCCGCTTCAGCCCCGGAGAAATGGGATATGGAGACCGATGTGGCTATCGTCGGCTCCGGCAATGGTGGATTAAGCGCCGGATGCGCTGTGGTCGAAGAAGGAAAAAAAGCTGTCATTTGCGAAATCGCCGGTTTTATTGGCGGCGGCTCCATCTATTCCGGCGGTGGTATCCACTGCTGGGGAGTTAATACCTGGGAAGAGTATCGAAAGCATTTCGAAGACTTGCATGATCCAGTTCTCGGCAAGACCTATGTCGAAACCTTCAGACAGACCTATATCCCCTGGCTCCAAAAGAATGGTTTCCCCATCACCCCTGCCGGCGGCACCCGCGGCTACACCAAAGACTGGACCATGGGCTCCGGTGAACCGGGTTATCTCAAGCAAAAATCCTATTTTGATGCTCTCCACAAATTCTTTGAAAGCAAAGGCGGCCAGGTTTTATTAAGCACCCGTGTCATGCGTCTGGTCATCGATGAAGCCGGTGAAGTCTGTGGGGTTCATGCCCTGAAGAATGACGGAACCCAGCTCTTTATCAAGGCCGGTGCCGTCATCCTCGCCGCCGGCGGCTTCCAGGCCAATAAAGGGCTCACTGCCCGCTATATGGGTCCCTACGGTGATTCCATCCGTACCATGGGTGTTCCTTACAACACAGGCAGCGGCATGCTCATGGCTCAAGGAGTCGGCGCTTTGACCGGCGGAAGCTTCTCCACCTTCTCCGGAACCCTGATCGGAATTTCTCCTAATCCTCAAACTGAGGAAAACCCTGAAGCCTGGGAAAAAGCCCGCGGCAGCGATCCCCAAAGCTTACCGGGTATCGGTGATGGCCGCCCCCCTGCTATCGGTTGGGTCTCCTTCCTCTTCCCTGAAGACACGACAGGATTATTGGTCAACCTTGAAGGAAAGCGTTTTATTGATGAATCCTCTCCAATCGATGCTAAATATCCCAGAGTTCCCCAATCCATCATCAAACAAAAACGAGGCATGGCCCTCATGATCGGTGACCAGGCTATCTATGATGCCAACAAGAGCTCTGAAGCCATTATGAAGATGAATGAAGCCCAAGGCTGCCTGACGGTCAAAGGCGATACTCTCGAAGAATTGGCTGTTAAGCTGCAGGAAACCTATGGATTCTATAAAGGGGCATTCCTGAAAACCATCAGTGAATATAACAAAGCCATCGACAATGGAACGGCTGACCAGCTGGATGTTCCCCGTGTAGCCGGACACCATAAAATAGCCCAAGGACCTTTCTATGCCTTCCCGACGGGAACCTGCGCCTATCACACCTTCGGCGGTTTGGTCATTAACGAAAAAGCTCAAGTCCTCGATGTGCAAAGACAACCCATTAAAAACCTCTACGCAGCTCCTCCTACTGCAGCCATGTTCAAGGAGCCTTATGGCGGTGGTGTAGCTGCTGCAGGAACCTTCGGATATATTGCCGCCAAAGTCATCACCAAAGGGTCTGTTTAA
- a CDS encoding sigma-54 interaction domain-containing protein, whose translation MRLHDCLKLVRAEGIDPAYFPKIKDEWQRFLAGEKVNKQMVPSEVIESWERSRSYGIDPYGTDPHPVNLSGKEYKNLQEILNRYGFFFERIVELVEQDDLTLYLNTADGLNYHLFRSGGMSGHASLGHCNEKTVGTTASCLAKLYNQPILLVHPYRYSQNYTQNHGVSAPIHNEKNEVIGALGLGFEDPRFCIQAYSMISFIAQAFDSLYLPLTNGYEKHIQKIIDCMPHGVAFVDERDTVQLYNNKILELLKIRRKNNIESELNKHLARLGVGAGFKDKQEAAVTCAEIQVDNEKPYKLILLKDRLEGRKPGISPSPEGEGKGLFTFDQIIGESTLLKEAKKVAANVARTSVPVMIHGESGTGKEMFAQAMHCASPRRNGPFVAINCGALPGELVESELFGYEEGSFTGALKGGRIGKVEAASGGTLFLDEIESMPLKDQIKLLRVLSTGKVQKIGSTKEIQVDVRIVAATKIDLLKHADDGLFREDLFYRISTFIIELPALRQRKEDIGALAEYFIKKLASKYDRGKIKMDPVFVDALQRYYWRGNVRELEHAMERAIIMLEDGETLMLEHLSPGIQQAYRKRTVEKLVAETVQTTSHRQGLLELAERRVIEYVLELVDGNQSLAAQQLGINRRTLYTKLNGKSNSGREVLDA comes from the coding sequence ATGAGGTTGCACGATTGTTTGAAGTTAGTGAGGGCGGAAGGGATTGATCCCGCATACTTCCCGAAGATTAAGGATGAATGGCAGCGCTTTTTAGCGGGGGAAAAGGTTAATAAGCAAATGGTTCCGAGCGAAGTGATTGAATCATGGGAGCGGAGCAGAAGCTATGGGATCGATCCCTATGGGACAGACCCCCATCCGGTCAATCTCTCAGGAAAAGAATATAAAAATTTACAGGAGATTTTAAACAGATACGGGTTCTTTTTTGAGCGGATAGTGGAACTCGTGGAGCAGGACGATCTTACCCTATACCTTAATACTGCTGATGGTTTAAACTATCATCTGTTTCGCAGTGGTGGAATGTCCGGTCATGCTTCCTTGGGACATTGCAATGAGAAAACCGTAGGTACCACCGCCAGTTGCCTTGCAAAACTTTATAATCAGCCCATCCTTCTGGTTCACCCTTATCGGTACAGTCAAAACTATACTCAGAATCATGGTGTTTCGGCTCCGATTCATAATGAAAAGAATGAAGTCATCGGAGCTTTGGGTTTAGGATTTGAAGATCCCCGATTTTGCATTCAGGCTTATAGTATGATCAGCTTTATCGCCCAGGCTTTTGATAGCTTGTACCTGCCTTTGACAAATGGGTATGAGAAGCATATCCAAAAGATTATTGATTGTATGCCCCATGGAGTTGCCTTTGTGGATGAGCGGGATACGGTTCAGCTTTATAACAATAAAATTTTGGAACTATTGAAGATTAGGCGCAAGAACAATATAGAGAGCGAATTAAACAAGCATCTGGCAAGGTTGGGTGTCGGAGCAGGTTTTAAGGATAAGCAAGAAGCTGCGGTTACTTGTGCAGAAATTCAGGTGGATAATGAAAAACCTTATAAGCTTATCTTGCTTAAAGACAGGCTGGAGGGCAGAAAGCCTGGAATTTCTCCATCTCCGGAAGGGGAAGGAAAAGGGCTGTTTACCTTTGACCAGATTATTGGGGAAAGTACCCTCCTTAAGGAAGCCAAAAAGGTTGCTGCCAATGTAGCCAGGACTTCGGTACCGGTTATGATTCATGGCGAGAGCGGCACAGGTAAGGAAATGTTTGCTCAAGCCATGCATTGTGCCAGTCCTCGCCGCAACGGACCTTTCGTGGCGATTAACTGCGGGGCCCTCCCCGGGGAGCTGGTGGAAAGTGAGTTGTTCGGTTATGAAGAAGGCTCTTTTACCGGTGCTCTGAAGGGAGGCAGGATCGGTAAGGTAGAAGCGGCTTCAGGAGGAACCCTCTTCCTGGATGAGATCGAAAGCATGCCCCTTAAGGATCAAATCAAACTCCTGCGTGTGCTCTCCACTGGGAAAGTGCAGAAGATCGGCAGCACCAAAGAAATCCAAGTGGATGTCCGCATCGTGGCGGCCACCAAGATCGATCTGCTGAAGCATGCCGATGATGGTTTATTCCGTGAGGATTTATTCTACCGGATCAGTACCTTTATTATTGAGCTGCCGGCCTTAAGGCAGCGCAAGGAAGACATTGGAGCTTTGGCCGAGTATTTTATTAAGAAGCTTGCCTCAAAATACGATCGGGGTAAGATTAAAATGGATCCAGTGTTCGTCGATGCGCTGCAGAGGTATTATTGGCGGGGCAATGTCCGGGAACTGGAGCATGCTATGGAGCGGGCGATCATTATGCTGGAGGATGGAGAGACTCTCATGCTGGAGCATCTATCTCCGGGCATACAGCAAGCTTATAGGAAAAGAACTGTGGAAAAATTAGTGGCAGAGACAGTCCAGACGACCTCCCATCGCCAAGGTTTGCTGGAATTGGCTGAGAGAAGGGTCATTGAGTATGTCCTGGAGCTGGTGGATGGGAACCAAAGTCTGGCTGCCCAACAGCTGGGAATCAATCGCAGGACCCTCTACACGAAGCTCAATGGTAAATCCAATTCCGGCAGAGAGGTATTGGATGCATAA
- a CDS encoding FAD-dependent oxidoreductase, protein MTLNRRDFLKKASLGAAVMAGSGFLVGCNTTNVTPPAATPDKWDMETDVVVVGAGNGGLSAGAAAAEEGKKVIICEISGFIGGGSIYSGGGLHTWGTKTWEEYKAHTEDLHDPVLAKTYVETFRQTYIPWLQKIGIPITPAGGDRGYLKDYTMGSGEQGYLRQKAYFDALQKFIEGKGGQILTNTRVRQLVIDENGAVNGVYAQKKGENPVFIKAGAVVLAAGGFQANKGLTAQYIGSYGDTVRNMGTPYNTGSGMLMAQGVGALTGGSFSTFSGTLIGISPNRQTEENPEEYEKARSGDPQTLPGIGNGRPPAPGWVSFLFPEDTTGILVNLQGKRFMDETSPIDAKYPRVPQTIIKQKRGMALMIADQAIFDKNKSSDAILKMNESQGVKVIKGNTLDELATKLQDAYGVYKGTLIKTINDYNTAVGNGTAAQLDVPRVGGHFKVAAGPFYAFPTGVAIYHTFGGLIINEKAQVLDLQRQPIANLYAAPPTAAMFREPYAGGIASAGTFGYIAGKVIAKGSV, encoded by the coding sequence ATGACTCTAAATCGACGGGATTTTCTTAAGAAGGCATCCTTAGGCGCTGCCGTAATGGCTGGTTCCGGCTTCTTAGTCGGCTGTAACACCACCAATGTCACTCCCCCTGCCGCTACTCCTGACAAATGGGATATGGAGACGGACGTGGTCGTTGTCGGAGCAGGCAACGGCGGCTTAAGTGCGGGTGCCGCTGCTGCGGAAGAGGGAAAAAAGGTCATCATCTGCGAAATCAGTGGTTTCATCGGCGGTGGTTCCATTTATTCCGGCGGCGGGCTCCACACCTGGGGCACCAAAACCTGGGAGGAATACAAAGCTCACACGGAAGACTTGCACGACCCGGTCTTGGCTAAAACCTATGTGGAAACCTTCAGACAAACCTACATTCCCTGGCTGCAAAAAATCGGCATTCCCATCACCCCAGCCGGCGGGGATCGGGGTTATCTCAAAGACTACACCATGGGCTCCGGAGAGCAGGGCTATCTCAGGCAAAAAGCCTATTTCGATGCTTTGCAAAAATTCATCGAAGGCAAAGGCGGCCAGATCTTAACCAACACCCGGGTTCGCCAATTGGTTATCGACGAAAACGGTGCCGTCAACGGGGTTTACGCTCAGAAAAAAGGAGAGAATCCGGTCTTTATTAAAGCCGGTGCTGTGGTCTTGGCTGCCGGAGGCTTCCAAGCCAACAAAGGCCTGACCGCCCAATACATAGGCTCCTATGGGGACACTGTCCGCAATATGGGAACTCCCTACAATACCGGGAGCGGTATGCTCATGGCTCAAGGTGTGGGAGCATTGACCGGCGGCAGTTTCTCCACTTTCTCCGGAACCCTCATCGGAATTTCTCCTAATCGTCAAACTGAGGAAAACCCTGAAGAGTATGAAAAGGCCCGGAGCGGCGATCCCCAGACTCTCCCCGGCATCGGCAACGGCCGGCCGCCCGCGCCCGGCTGGGTCTCCTTCCTTTTCCCGGAAGATACCACCGGCATTTTAGTCAATCTTCAAGGCAAGCGGTTTATGGATGAAACTTCGCCTATTGATGCCAAGTATCCCCGGGTCCCCCAAACCATTATCAAGCAAAAGCGGGGCATGGCTCTTATGATCGCCGACCAGGCCATCTTTGACAAAAACAAAAGCTCAGACGCCATTCTGAAAATGAATGAAAGCCAGGGAGTCAAGGTGATCAAAGGCAATACTCTGGATGAATTGGCCACGAAATTGCAGGATGCCTATGGTGTCTATAAAGGAACCTTGATCAAAACCATTAACGACTATAACACAGCTGTTGGTAACGGTACCGCGGCTCAGTTGGATGTTCCCAGAGTAGGAGGGCATTTTAAAGTTGCCGCCGGCCCCTTCTATGCCTTTCCCACAGGTGTCGCCATCTACCACACCTTTGGCGGTCTGATTATCAACGAAAAGGCTCAGGTTCTCGATCTGCAGCGGCAGCCCATCGCGAATCTCTATGCCGCGCCTCCTACTGCCGCCATGTTCCGGGAACCCTATGCAGGTGGGATCGCCTCGGCAGGAACCTTTGGCTACATTGCCGGTAAAGTGATTGCCAAGGGCTCAGTCTGA
- a CDS encoding L-lactate MFS transporter, whose protein sequence is MNKTTRGWTVTFAGTGINLALGVLYTWSVFAAALTEQLAWSKTAASLPYTVACAVFALMMVPGGRLQDRFGPRWVATAGGIFAGGGLILSSLTDSLFVLTLTFGLIAGIGIGLGYSAATPAAVKWFPPQKKGLISGIVVAGFGLASLYIAPLTNSLIGNLGVKSAFRIEGLIFLFAIVALSQVLAVPQSNPTPTAPSTPASPQAATSLNAPPSPPPAAKGDFSWQEMLKDPRFYLLWVMFAAGATAGLMIIGQLSTITKLQTGISWGFAMVALLAIFNAGGRVLAGWLSDRIGRSWTMRIFFSLQGLNMLAFTFYSSPALIALGAIMTGLSYGSLLSLFPSATYDFFGTKNGGVNYGLIFTAWGVGGVFGPLMAGAVVDLTNSYFYAYLIAAALCLIAAFLTIFLKSSPLEAEKA, encoded by the coding sequence ATGAATAAAACTACGCGCGGGTGGACTGTAACCTTTGCCGGCACAGGTATCAACCTTGCCCTGGGAGTGCTCTATACCTGGAGTGTTTTCGCCGCTGCCTTGACCGAGCAATTAGCCTGGTCAAAAACTGCCGCCTCCCTGCCCTATACGGTGGCCTGTGCGGTATTTGCCCTGATGATGGTTCCCGGAGGCCGCCTCCAGGACCGTTTCGGACCCCGCTGGGTGGCTACGGCAGGAGGCATCTTCGCCGGAGGAGGACTTATTCTAAGCAGCCTGACGGATTCTCTCTTCGTCCTCACCTTAACCTTCGGACTCATCGCCGGAATTGGGATCGGCCTTGGCTATTCGGCAGCAACCCCGGCCGCTGTAAAATGGTTCCCTCCCCAAAAGAAAGGCCTGATCTCAGGCATCGTCGTCGCCGGTTTTGGATTAGCCTCCCTCTACATCGCTCCCCTGACCAATTCTCTCATCGGCAATCTCGGTGTCAAAAGCGCCTTCCGCATTGAGGGATTGATTTTCCTCTTTGCCATTGTTGCTCTCTCCCAAGTATTAGCAGTTCCTCAATCTAACCCCACCCCCACCGCTCCCTCCACACCGGCCTCTCCCCAAGCCGCCACTTCCCTCAATGCTCCCCCATCTCCTCCGCCTGCAGCAAAAGGGGATTTCAGCTGGCAGGAAATGCTTAAAGATCCCCGCTTCTATCTCCTCTGGGTTATGTTCGCTGCCGGTGCTACCGCAGGACTTATGATCATCGGGCAGCTTTCCACCATCACTAAGCTTCAGACCGGGATCTCCTGGGGTTTCGCCATGGTCGCTTTGTTGGCCATCTTTAACGCCGGCGGCCGGGTGTTGGCCGGTTGGCTTTCAGACCGAATCGGCAGAAGTTGGACCATGCGCATCTTTTTCAGTCTGCAAGGTCTTAATATGCTGGCCTTTACCTTCTACAGCAGCCCCGCGCTCATCGCCCTGGGGGCCATTATGACCGGTCTGAGCTATGGTTCCCTCCTTTCCCTTTTCCCCTCAGCCACTTATGACTTTTTCGGCACCAAAAACGGCGGTGTCAACTACGGGCTGATCTTCACCGCCTGGGGTGTGGGCGGAGTCTTCGGTCCTCTGATGGCCGGAGCAGTGGTGGACCTGACCAACAGTTACTTCTATGCTTATTTAATCGCTGCCGCTCTCTGTCTGATCGCCGCTTTCCTGACCATCTTCCTAAAAAGCAGTCCCCTGGAAGCGGAAAAAGCATAG
- the acs gene encoding acetate--CoA ligase, protein MEEKNLEALLEEDRQFIPSEEFHKNALIQSADIYEQGQSLGFWEEQAKQLSWLSPWEKTLEWNPPFAQWFVGGKLNASANCLDRHLQDWHRNKAAIIFEGENGDSQVLTYQDLHREVSKFANVLKANGVNKGDRVTIYLPMIPEAVISMLACARIGAPHSVVFGGFSSEALRDRVIDAQAKAVITSDGSFRRGNTIPLKDNTDIALDGVDCVEHVFVIQRTKQTVQMKEERDLWYHEEMAKASPVCPAEPMDAEDMLFILYTSGTTGKPKGVVHTTGGYMVGVSTTHRWVFDLKEEDVYWCTADVGWITGHSYIVYGPLANGATVLMYEGSPDYPNRDRFWEIVEKYKVTILYTAPTAIRTFMKWGPQYPQSRDLSSLRLLGSVGEPINPEAWMWYYKYIGGERCPIVDTWWQTETGMIMMTPLPGITSLKPGSCTVPFPGVRIEVVDSAGHPVPKGGGGYLAIKEPWPAMLRNIYGDPARFERTYFGNWPGVYFPGDGAKWDKDGYFWILGRVDDVINVSGHRIGTMEVESALVDHPSVAEAAVIGKNHEVKGQALACFVTLKEGIEITPDLEDELKKHVAKKIGALARPDDIFFTAELPKTRSGKIMRRLLRDIAEGRAIGDTTTLADASVVNTLKANYQE, encoded by the coding sequence ATGGAAGAAAAGAATCTTGAGGCTTTGCTGGAAGAGGATAGACAGTTCATCCCCAGTGAGGAATTCCACAAAAACGCACTCATTCAAAGCGCGGATATCTATGAACAAGGTCAAAGCCTCGGCTTTTGGGAGGAACAGGCTAAACAACTCTCCTGGTTGAGCCCTTGGGAAAAAACCCTGGAGTGGAATCCTCCCTTCGCCCAGTGGTTTGTCGGCGGGAAACTCAACGCCTCCGCCAACTGTCTGGATCGCCACCTCCAGGATTGGCATCGCAATAAAGCCGCTATTATCTTCGAAGGCGAAAACGGGGACAGCCAGGTTCTTACCTACCAGGATCTCCATCGTGAAGTCTCCAAATTCGCTAATGTCCTCAAAGCCAATGGGGTGAACAAAGGTGATCGGGTCACCATCTATCTGCCCATGATTCCGGAAGCTGTGATTTCCATGCTGGCTTGCGCCCGGATTGGGGCTCCCCACAGTGTGGTCTTCGGAGGCTTCAGTTCGGAAGCTTTGCGGGATCGGGTCATTGATGCTCAGGCCAAAGCCGTCATCACTTCCGATGGCAGCTTCCGCCGGGGCAACACCATCCCCTTGAAAGATAATACCGATATCGCTTTGGACGGCGTGGACTGCGTGGAACATGTCTTTGTCATTCAACGAACCAAACAAACCGTACAAATGAAGGAAGAGCGGGACCTTTGGTATCATGAAGAAATGGCCAAGGCCTCCCCGGTGTGTCCGGCGGAGCCCATGGATGCAGAAGATATGCTCTTTATCCTCTACACCAGCGGTACCACAGGAAAACCCAAGGGTGTAGTCCATACCACGGGGGGCTATATGGTAGGGGTATCCACCACCCATCGCTGGGTCTTTGATCTCAAGGAAGAGGATGTTTACTGGTGCACCGCGGATGTGGGCTGGATTACCGGTCACTCCTATATTGTCTACGGCCCCTTGGCCAATGGAGCCACTGTCCTTATGTATGAGGGAAGTCCTGATTATCCGAACCGGGATCGGTTCTGGGAAATCGTCGAGAAATACAAAGTCACCATTCTTTATACCGCACCCACCGCCATCCGGACCTTTATGAAGTGGGGTCCCCAATATCCCCAGAGCCGGGATCTATCCAGCCTGCGCTTGCTGGGCTCTGTGGGTGAACCCATCAATCCGGAAGCCTGGATGTGGTACTACAAATACATCGGCGGGGAACGGTGCCCCATCGTGGATACCTGGTGGCAAACCGAGACGGGTATGATTATGATGACCCCTCTGCCGGGAATTACTTCCTTAAAGCCCGGTTCCTGTACCGTACCTTTCCCAGGAGTCAGAATCGAAGTGGTGGACAGCGCCGGCCATCCCGTCCCCAAGGGAGGCGGCGGCTACCTGGCTATCAAGGAGCCCTGGCCTGCTATGCTGCGCAATATCTACGGAGATCCGGCGCGCTTCGAGCGGACGTACTTCGGCAACTGGCCGGGAGTCTACTTCCCCGGTGATGGCGCCAAGTGGGATAAGGACGGATATTTCTGGATACTGGGCCGGGTGGATGATGTCATCAACGTTTCTGGTCACCGGATCGGCACCATGGAAGTGGAAAGCGCTTTAGTGGATCACCCCTCTGTTGCCGAGGCTGCCGTTATCGGTAAAAACCATGAAGTTAAAGGGCAGGCCCTGGCCTGTTTCGTCACTTTAAAGGAAGGCATCGAAATCACTCCCGATCTGGAGGACGAATTAAAGAAACATGTGGCAAAGAAGATCGGAGCTCTGGCCCGGCCGGATGATATCTTCTTTACCGCCGAACTGCCCAAGACCCGCAGCGGTAAGATCATGCGCCGCCTCCTCAGAGACATTGCCGAGGGACGTGCTATCGGTGATACCACCACTTTGGCCGATGCCTCTGTGGTCAATACCCTTAAAGCCAATTACCAGGAGTAA